The following proteins are encoded in a genomic region of Mycoplasma sp. NEAQ87857:
- the nagA gene encoding N-acetylglucosamine-6-phosphate deacetylase, protein MEIKNITIVNHDQTINNADLETQEGKIIKITPKEGMGDYYLVPGFIDTHIHGFYNYDVMQGKEACSVISKELAKQGTTSFMPTAMTGSMQEMQLALSNIANNSNWTSKFLGIHIEGPFIGLAKKGAHDPKYLIEATNKIIDQLNTSANGKLRKISFDPLMVSLDTMKHMQDNNIIPSIGHSGCNYALAEEYFNNGCDSVCHLWNAMSGVDSRNPGLLQAALTNNNCYVELICDLFHVSKESILFTKKNKDISSIIAVSDAIKPAYYQDGDNISGGIEVTKEGKKIVLKGTNTIAGSGICIHDAFVNLVNIGFSLNEAVAITSYNAARHLKLNDLGIIAVNKTADFVLLDKNDLSIKDVYINGAKIQRG, encoded by the coding sequence ATGGAAATTAAAAATATTACAATTGTTAATCATGATCAAACGATTAATAATGCTGATCTTGAAACACAAGAAGGAAAGATAATAAAAATTACTCCCAAAGAAGGAATGGGAGATTATTATTTAGTTCCTGGTTTTATTGATACTCATATTCATGGCTTTTATAATTATGATGTAATGCAAGGAAAAGAAGCTTGTAGTGTAATTTCTAAAGAACTAGCTAAACAAGGTACTACTAGCTTTATGCCTACAGCTATGACTGGATCTATGCAAGAAATGCAATTAGCTTTAAGTAATATTGCTAATAATTCAAATTGAACTAGTAAATTTCTTGGGATTCATATTGAAGGACCATTTATTGGATTAGCTAAAAAAGGAGCTCATGATCCAAAATATTTAATTGAAGCAACTAATAAGATTATTGATCAATTAAATACTAGTGCTAATGGTAAATTACGTAAAATATCATTTGATCCATTAATGGTAAGTTTAGATACAATGAAACACATGCAAGATAATAATATTATTCCTTCTATAGGTCATAGTGGTTGTAATTATGCTTTAGCAGAAGAATATTTTAACAATGGTTGTGATTCTGTATGTCATTTATGAAACGCTATGAGTGGAGTAGATTCAAGAAATCCAGGATTACTTCAAGCAGCATTAACTAATAATAATTGCTATGTGGAATTAATTTGTGATTTGTTTCATGTTAGCAAAGAAAGTATTTTGTTTACTAAAAAGAATAAAGATATTAGTTCAATTATTGCAGTTTCAGATGCTATAAAACCTGCTTATTATCAAGATGGAGATAATATTTCTGGTGGTATTGAAGTAACTAAAGAAGGTAAAAAAATTGTTCTTAAAGGAACTAATACAATTGCAGGTAGTGGAATTTGTATCCATGATGCATTTGTTAATTTAGTTAATATAGGTTTTAGTTTAAATGAAGCAGTTGCTATTACTTCATACAATGCTGCTAGACATTTAAAACTAAATGATTTAGGAATAATAGCAGTTAATAAAACTGCAGATTTTGTGTTATTAGATAAAAATGATTTATCTATTAAAGATGTATATATCAATGGAGCAAAAATTCAAAGAGGTTAA
- the nagB gene encoding glucosamine-6-phosphate deaminase produces the protein MKVIKTKDYQEMSQVASQMIIDAINKKNDLKICFATGGTPVGTYANLIQAYDNKQVSFDKITTFNLDEYVNLAIENPCSYHYFMNQKLFDHINVAKSKINFPNGIGNIEQNAKDYEATIKKHNGIDFMILGIGTNGHIAFNEPGSKMTDRTREVHLTNSTIKSNQIYFNDISEVPKTAISMGIGTILEAKQIILLANGVSKAQAIKDTIEGEITSLVPASFLQTHKNVTLIIDQEAASLLDKN, from the coding sequence ATGAAAGTTATTAAAACAAAAGATTATCAAGAAATGTCTCAAGTAGCATCACAAATGATTATTGATGCAATTAATAAGAAAAATGATTTAAAAATTTGCTTTGCAACTGGAGGAACTCCTGTTGGTACTTATGCAAATTTAATCCAAGCATATGATAATAAACAAGTATCATTTGATAAAATTACTACTTTTAATTTAGATGAATATGTTAATTTAGCTATTGAAAACCCTTGTTCTTATCATTATTTTATGAATCAAAAACTTTTTGATCATATTAATGTAGCTAAAAGCAAAATTAACTTCCCTAATGGAATTGGTAATATAGAACAAAATGCTAAAGATTATGAAGCAACTATTAAAAAGCATAATGGAATAGATTTTATGATTCTAGGAATAGGTACTAATGGTCATATAGCGTTTAATGAACCTGGATCAAAAATGACAGATCGTACTAGAGAAGTACATTTAACTAATAGTACTATTAAATCAAATCAAATTTATTTTAATGATATTTCAGAGGTTCCTAAAACTGCAATTTCTATGGGAATAGGAACCATTTTAGAGGCTAAACAAATTATTTTATTAGCTAATGGTGTATCTAAAGCTCAAGCAATTAAAGATACCATTGAAGGAGAAATTACATCATTAGTTCCTGCAAGTTTCTTACAAACTCATAAAAATGTAACTTTAATTATTGATCAAGAAGCAGCAAGTTTATTAGATAAAAATTAA
- a CDS encoding DegV family protein: protein MKKLGIIIDSFSGLTKEEANQQGFLFLPLQVEIDGVVYEDGIADHVEILKKLATANSFLSSLPKLETIEKVLQEALKDFDDVLYIGLSENLSSTSKYVKSFAKDYNNVYVVDNHFSGTQFVEVANHALKLYQNDTPIADIIKNIEYISNQSLTLLVPIKLDYMIKGGRLTGVKKFIMSAISMIPILSYLPNGTVSPIALKRTINGAISKTIAKVLEFCDEIGESTINLIHGIDEKVNNLVKQALKQNNITIQNTSTTSSVVAIHTGPEAFCINVMPKLK from the coding sequence ATGAAAAAATTAGGTATTATTATTGATTCTTTTTCAGGTTTAACTAAAGAAGAAGCAAATCAACAAGGTTTTTTATTTTTACCTCTCCAAGTGGAAATTGATGGAGTAGTTTATGAAGATGGTATTGCTGATCATGTTGAAATATTAAAAAAATTAGCTACTGCTAATTCATTCTTATCATCATTACCAAAGCTTGAAACTATTGAAAAAGTATTACAAGAAGCTTTAAAAGACTTTGATGATGTTTTATATATTGGTTTAAGTGAAAATTTATCTTCAACAAGTAAGTATGTTAAATCTTTTGCCAAAGATTATAACAATGTTTATGTAGTAGATAATCATTTCTCAGGAACTCAATTTGTTGAAGTTGCAAATCATGCATTAAAACTATATCAAAATGATACTCCTATAGCAGATATAATTAAAAATATCGAATATATTTCGAACCAAAGTTTAACCTTATTAGTTCCTATTAAACTTGATTATATGATTAAAGGTGGAAGATTAACTGGGGTTAAAAAGTTCATTATGTCTGCTATTTCAATGATTCCAATTTTATCTTACTTACCTAATGGTACAGTTAGTCCAATTGCTCTTAAACGTACAATTAATGGTGCAATTAGCAAAACTATTGCTAAAGTTTTAGAATTTTGTGATGAAATTGGTGAAAGTACAATTAATTTAATTCATGGAATTGATGAAAAAGTTAACAATTTAGTCAAACAAGCATTAAAACAAAATAATATTACAATACAAAACACTTCAACTACTTCTTCAGTAGTGGCTATTCATACAGGTCCTGAAGCTTTTTGTATTAATGTAATGCCAAAATTAAAGTAA
- the pgsA gene encoding CDP-diacylglycerol--glycerol-3-phosphate 3-phosphatidyltransferase codes for MNIKNFWNNLNTPNKLTILRLLLFIPMFILMVAGYNIYTWNKAVFFIKNTELIVINVFILLIFIAAMVTDYFDGKIAREKNQVTDFGKLFDPIADKLITNSALIYLTTINLLPLWVLILFIARDLIVAGARTILVQHNYSIAANKYGKIKTLLLSFGIAITLFISIIVFSINSNATNLNALLFTSSNLSIILVNYLGNLPIIIAVAFSYISGYQYLKAALKFVK; via the coding sequence ATGAATATCAAAAACTTTTGAAACAATCTTAATACACCCAATAAACTAACAATTTTAAGATTATTATTATTTATCCCAATGTTTATCTTAATGGTTGCAGGATATAACATTTACACTTGAAATAAAGCTGTCTTTTTTATAAAAAATACTGAATTAATAGTTATTAATGTATTTATTTTATTAATTTTTATTGCAGCAATGGTAACTGATTATTTTGATGGAAAAATTGCAAGAGAAAAAAATCAAGTCACTGATTTTGGAAAATTATTTGACCCAATTGCAGATAAATTAATTACTAACTCAGCTTTAATTTATTTAACAACTATTAATTTATTACCATTATGAGTGTTAATTTTATTTATTGCAAGAGATTTAATAGTTGCAGGAGCTAGAACCATTTTAGTTCAACACAATTACTCAATTGCAGCCAATAAATACGGTAAAATCAAAACATTATTATTAAGCTTTGGAATTGCTATTACATTATTTATTTCAATTATTGTATTTAGTATTAATTCAAACGCAACAAATTTAAATGCTTTGTTATTTACTAGTTCTAATCTTTCAATTATTTTAGTTAATTATTTAGGTAATTTACCAATTATTATAGCTGTTGCATTTAGTTATATTTCAGGATACCAATATTTAAAAGCAGCTTTAAAATTTGTTAAATAA
- a CDS encoding MHJ_0274 family protein, which translates to MNIALYILVGVLLLLVTVFFVYSFIKDRITRKRTQQEIKRIEKEATIFAYENCAKIDALIQNNSKQMENFVPSVGEYKMSDLVKASDSYLNKILNSIEYRSYIDESEQYLDFKKNLLMLKETNSNLWTKKLPFVLEWFNKNVQNYKQQLEKINETDVIEIKDQQELAMEVENEYQKLLKQS; encoded by the coding sequence ATGAATATAGCTTTATATATATTAGTTGGAGTATTACTTTTATTAGTGACTGTGTTTTTTGTTTATTCATTTATCAAAGATCGTATCACTAGAAAAAGAACTCAACAAGAAATTAAGCGGATTGAAAAAGAAGCTACAATATTTGCTTATGAAAATTGTGCAAAAATTGATGCTTTAATTCAAAACAACAGCAAACAAATGGAAAATTTTGTTCCTAGTGTTGGTGAATATAAAATGTCTGATTTAGTTAAAGCATCAGATAGTTACCTTAACAAAATTTTAAATTCAATTGAATATCGTTCATACATTGACGAAAGTGAACAATATCTAGATTTTAAAAAGAATTTATTAATGTTAAAAGAAACCAATAGTAATTTATGAACTAAAAAACTACCTTTTGTTTTAGAATGATTTAATAAAAATGTTCAAAATTACAAACAACAGTTAGAAAAAATCAATGAAACTGATGTTATTGAAATTAAAGATCAACAAGAATTAGCTATGGAGGTTGAAAATGAATATCAAAAACTTTTGAAACAATCTTAA
- the mgtE gene encoding magnesium transporter, with protein MQEIKIEDLTLQLKQLVAQKSVKAVRELEEEYTYADFAEAIEALDVYEQIYIFRVLRADEAAEVFSYLEDDTKTKLAIAFSEDSGIKILDELQTDELADVLEELPANITRKILEQTSQEKRDKINSILAYNDEQVGSIMSVDLSVIKSHWTAKKAISKIRADYNKNKEIVHNFYVVDQNDVLLGDITLEELVFSNENEVVENLFSVVVSVHPFDDKELAAQVFSDQDRSTLPVVNKDNHLIGMITSDDVIDVIQEEATEDMYKMAGINPEAAEDNYLKTTVLSIVKSRVLWLIILMISATMSQFIIQQFTDLSNSVIDEIGITISSAIIVSLIPIISGSAGNAGSQSSTTVTRAAALGEIDKKDIKKVIWKEVSVGSIIGFIMFLINVIRLYLYFAIPYFRTDTSGAIPKIIPWKELSFVIIASSISLFIVVVFAKFLGTVIPLAAIKFKKDPAVMSAPILTTLSDAISTLIFFGLNIGVLQLAHSVGWL; from the coding sequence ATGCAAGAAATTAAAATTGAAGATTTAACATTACAATTAAAACAATTAGTTGCCCAAAAAAGCGTTAAAGCTGTTAGAGAACTTGAAGAAGAATATACATATGCAGATTTTGCTGAAGCTATTGAAGCTTTAGATGTTTATGAACAAATTTATATTTTTAGAGTATTAAGAGCTGATGAAGCTGCTGAGGTTTTTTCTTATTTAGAAGATGATACTAAAACAAAATTAGCTATAGCATTTAGCGAAGATTCAGGAATTAAAATTTTAGATGAACTTCAAACTGATGAGCTTGCAGATGTTTTAGAAGAACTTCCTGCAAATATCACTAGAAAAATTCTAGAACAAACTTCACAAGAAAAGCGTGATAAGATTAACAGTATTTTAGCTTACAACGATGAACAAGTTGGAAGCATTATGAGTGTTGACTTATCAGTTATTAAATCTCATTGAACTGCTAAAAAAGCAATTAGTAAAATTCGTGCTGATTATAATAAAAATAAAGAAATTGTACATAATTTCTATGTGGTAGATCAAAATGATGTGTTGCTAGGAGATATTACTTTAGAGGAATTGGTCTTTTCAAATGAAAATGAAGTAGTAGAAAACTTATTTAGTGTTGTAGTTAGTGTGCATCCATTTGATGATAAAGAACTTGCTGCTCAAGTGTTCTCAGATCAAGACCGTTCTACTTTACCTGTAGTTAATAAGGATAATCATTTAATTGGGATGATAACTTCAGATGATGTTATTGATGTTATTCAAGAAGAAGCAACTGAAGATATGTATAAAATGGCAGGGATTAACCCTGAAGCTGCTGAAGATAATTATTTAAAAACAACAGTTTTATCAATTGTAAAAAGTAGAGTTTTATGATTAATTATTTTAATGATTTCAGCAACAATGAGCCAATTTATCATTCAACAATTTACTGATTTAAGTAACTCAGTAATTGATGAAATTGGTATTACTATTTCTAGTGCAATTATTGTTTCATTAATTCCAATTATTTCAGGGTCTGCAGGTAATGCTGGTAGTCAAAGTTCTACCACAGTAACTAGAGCTGCAGCTTTAGGTGAAATTGATAAAAAAGACATTAAAAAAGTTATTTGAAAAGAAGTATCTGTAGGTTCTATTATTGGATTTATAATGTTTTTAATCAATGTTATAAGATTATATTTATATTTTGCTATTCCATACTTTAGAACTGACACTTCAGGAGCGATACCTAAAATAATTCCTTGAAAAGAATTATCATTTGTTATTATTGCTAGTTCTATTTCATTATTTATTGTAGTTGTCTTTGCTAAATTTTTAGGAACAGTAATCCCTTTAGCAGCAATTAAATTCAAAAAAGATCCTGCAGTTATGTCTGCTCCAATTTTAACCACTTTAAGTGATGCTATTTCAACTTTGATATTCTTTGGTTTAAATATTGGTGTATTACAACTAGCTCATTCAGTAGGATGATTATAA
- a CDS encoding DNA integrity scanning protein DisA nucleotide-binding domain protein, translating to MLTAVIVLCCLILVLAIVILSVNLGSYLNNLIKFKFKKSKYDKLGKSSQIRLINQLRESVEYLSKNNIGALITIENSDNIDNLRTDGVILNANISSALLISIFNKNSPLHDGAVVIRDNKIYYAATFYKITRKSVENNYGSRHRAAMGISEQCDATTIVVSEENGSVKIIKGTGIFNVKIEEFQEQLIKYLKEQ from the coding sequence ATGCTAACTGCTGTTATTGTATTATGTTGTTTAATTTTAGTCTTAGCTATTGTAATTTTATCTGTTAATCTAGGATCATATTTAAACAACTTAATTAAATTTAAATTTAAAAAATCAAAATACGACAAACTCGGTAAAAGTAGTCAAATTCGTTTAATTAATCAATTACGTGAAAGTGTTGAATATTTATCAAAAAACAACATCGGTGCATTAATCACTATTGAAAATAGTGATAATATTGATAACTTACGTACTGATGGAGTTATTTTGAATGCTAACATTTCATCAGCTTTATTAATTTCAATTTTTAATAAAAACTCTCCTTTACATGATGGAGCAGTTGTAATTAGAGATAACAAAATTTACTATGCAGCTACTTTTTATAAGATAACTAGAAAAAGTGTTGAAAATAATTATGGTTCTAGACATAGAGCTGCTATGGGTATTTCTGAGCAATGTGATGCAACTACAATTGTGGTTTCTGAAGAAAATGGTAGTGTTAAAATCATTAAAGGTACTGGAATTTTCAATGTTAAAATTGAAGAATTCCAAGAACAACTTATTAAATACTTAAAAGAACAATAA